From Coffea arabica cultivar ET-39 chromosome 10e, Coffea Arabica ET-39 HiFi, whole genome shotgun sequence, one genomic window encodes:
- the LOC113712565 gene encoding protein MITOFERRINLIKE 1, chloroplastic translates to MEISTSKPLSFLSSNSQTSSTFQDFNTLFNNLNTTLLSTSTSSLRRLTNTPCKAEKIKNGQNFSPKRILQFSSTSISIQPEIKNPENPTSRIWLKPASRGSPQVYALFKNLSVLEKALMGAAGGGIAGAFTYVCLHPLDTIKTKLQTKGASEIYSGTVDAIVKTFKTRGILGFYSGVSAVIVGSTASSAVYFGTCEFGKSVLSKIPQYPAVLIPPTAGAMGNIVSSAIMVPKELITQRMQTGAKGRSWEVLLKILKKDGILGLYAGYSATLLRNLPAGVLNYSSFEYLKAAVLNSTHQVHLEPFQSVCCGALAGAISASLTTPLDVVKTRLMTQVHGEAVNKVAAVMYSGVSATVKQILKEEGWIGFTRGMGPRVVHSACFSAIGYFAFETARLTILHQYLKQKELQNMALDSSSTVNQSE, encoded by the coding sequence ATGGAAATTAGCACCAGCAAACCCCTTAGCTTTCTCTCATCAAATTCACAAACTTCATcaactttccaagatttcaatACCCTCTTCAACAATCTTAACACCACCCTCTTATCCACCAGCACCTCATCCCTCCGTCGCCTCACAAATACCCCATGTAAAgcagagaaaataaaaaatggtcaaaatttcagcccaaaaaGGATTCTTCAATTTTCATCGACTTCAATCTCCATTCAACCTGAAatcaaaaacccagaaaacccCACTTCTCGAATTTGGCTAAAACCAGCCTCAAGAGGCTCTCCCCAAGTCTACGCCCTGTTCAAGAATctctctgttttggaaaaagccCTCATGGGTGCTGCTGGTGGAGGCATTGCTGGTGCATTCACTTATGTCTGCCTCCATCCTCTTGACACAATCAAGACTAAGCTCCAGACAAAGGGGGCATCAGAAATTTATAGTGGTACAGTTGATGCCATTGTTAAGACCTTCAAAACCAGGGGAATTTTGGGGTTCTATAGTGGAGTTTCTGCGGTGATTGTTGGTTCTACGGCTTCTTCTGCTGTGTATTTTGGGACATGTGAGTTTGGAAAGTCAGTTTTGTCGAAAATCCCTCAATATCCAGCTGTTTTGATACCCCCTACTGCTGGGGCTATGGGGAATATTGTTTCATCAGCTATAATGGTACCTAAGGAATTAATTACTCAGAGGATGCAAACTGGTGCAAAGGGGAGGTCTTGGGAGGttttattgaaaattttgaaaaaagatggaattttgggattgtatgcTGGATATAGTGCTACATTGCTGAGAAATTTGCCTGCTGGGGTGTTGAATTATTCATCGTTTGAGTATCTTAAAGCTGCGGTATTGAATAGTACTCATCAGGTTCATTTGGAGCCATTTCAGAGTGTCTGTTGTGGTGCATTGGCTGGAGCCATATCAGCTTCACTGACAACTCCTTTGGATGTGGTTAAGACAAGATTGATGACTCAGGTTCATGGGGAGGCTGTGAATAAGGTTGCAGCTGTAATGTATAGTGGTGTCTCAGCTACTGTTAAAcagattttgaaggaagaaGGCTGGATAGGGTTTACACGAGGAATGGGGCCTAGAGTTGTTCATAGTGCCTGTTTTTCTGCAATTGGTTACTTTGCCTTTGAGACAGCTAGGCTCACAATTTTGCATCAGTATTTGAAGCAGAAGGAGCTTCAGAACATGGCTCTTGATTCTTCATCCACGGTCAATCAGAGTGAATAA